One Phoenix dactylifera cultivar Barhee BC4 chromosome 8, palm_55x_up_171113_PBpolish2nd_filt_p, whole genome shotgun sequence genomic window carries:
- the LOC103716570 gene encoding 40S ribosomal protein S15-like, translated as MADVEADVAAGQPKKRTFRKFSYRGVDLDALLDMSTDELVKLFHARARRRFQRGLKRKPMALIKKLRKAKKEAPPGEKPEPVRTHLRNMIIVPEMIGSIVGVYNGKTFNQVEIKPEMIGHYLAEFSISYKPVKHGRPGIGATHSSRFIPLK; from the exons ATG GCGGACGTGGAGGCGGACGTTGCGGCCGGGCAGCCGAAGAAGCGGACCTTCAGGAAGTTCAGCTACCGTGGCGTCGATCTTGATGCCCTCCTGGACAtgtccaccgacgagctcgtcaAGCTCTTCCACGCTCGGGCTCGCAGGAG GTTTCAGCGCGGCCTGAAGAGGAAGCCGATGGCTCTGATCAAGAAGCTCCGCAAAGCG AAAAAGGAAGCTCCTCCTGGTGAGAAGCCAGAGCCGGTCAGAACCCACCTTCGCAACATGATCATTGTGCCTGAGATGATAGGGAGCATCGTTGGGGTCTACAATGGCAAGACCTTCAACCAGGTTGAGATTAAACCCGAGATGATTGGCCACTACCTTGCTGAGTTCTCCATCTCCTATAAGCCTGTCAAGCATGGGAGACCTGGGATTGGTGCCACCCACTCTTCAAGATTCATTCCTCTCAAGTGA